A window of the Parambassis ranga chromosome 17, fParRan2.1, whole genome shotgun sequence genome harbors these coding sequences:
- the LOC114449678 gene encoding semaphorin-4E-like, giving the protein MHQLLPLCVFWLLPLALMLEDKTQLDCIPRRSVPYHGDNAHLFHEEGVFNYTTMLLREDLNLLVLGAREAVYALDLKDISRKVASVKWEVTKEQKDTCKNKGKDPETECLNYIRILHKTEDDRIYVCGTNAFDPECDYMSYADGNLTLEKKGEDGRGKCPFDPYQRYATIMVGNDLFSATSKNFLGSDPVLMRSSPVFIRTEFKNSWLNEPNFVSMALMPDSENSLDGDDDKIYLFFSETAVEYDCYNKLVVSRVARVCKGDIGGQRILQKKWTTFLKARMDCPVLGFQLPFIIQETYHWCDPSQNRRDCLFYAIFTSQSDTSDWSAVCAYRVSDISKVFAEGVYKSPVPVEMSFVKWMTYYGDVPVPRPGACINNKAREANIYTTLDLPDRTLQFIKDRPLMDQVVLPVGEKPVLVRRGAKFTSIVVNQVQAADGGKYHVMFIGTEKGSVLKAVNYNGVMFIIEEIQVFEPAKPIKILRISTVTGQIYAGTDFGAAQIPLATCSRSSTCIDCVLSRDPYCGWDKTVGKCVFFSNADSELIQSVIEGNAVLCPVADPVKHVSWVTWPGGTLNLSCPSPSNLAKPRWELDNSSVTPSAHLQLLQHRLLILNVSVSDAGWYRCLSVERSTTDEFTTIVAEYQVTVDTAGSGRGGQTDDHSVTGLQAVVVLLVVSLVALLVWNFYKGHLPLPWNCGKKNRDQTQGAFDQEAMNSRVIHPEAQRPAKADNKLLVSARHGNSNNNHSEEAAFPAVWDETDAPSVDKSLQFFHYELEL; this is encoded by the exons ATGCATCAGCTGCTGCCCCTCTGTGTCTTTTGGCTGCTGCCCCTGGCCTTGATGCTGGAAGACAAAACACAATTGGACTGTATCCCCCGCAGATCTGTGCCCTATCATG GGGACAACGCTCATCTGTTTCATGAAGAGGGTGTTTTCAATTACACCACCATGCTATTAAGAGAGGATCTGAATCTGCTAGTGCTGGGTGCCAGGGAGGCGGTGTATGCTCTCGATCTCAAAGACATCTCCAGGAAAGTTGCTTCG GTTAAATGGGAGGTTACAAAAGAGCAAAAGGATACGtgcaaaaacaaaggaaaagatCCAGAG ACAGAGTGCCTGAACTATATCAGGATCCTGCATAAGACAGAAGATGACAGGATATACGTGTGTGGAACCAATGCCTTCGATCCAGAGTGCGACTATATG TCTTATGCAGATGGAAACCTGACTCTTGAGAAGAAGGGAGAGGATGGCAGAGGGAAGTGTCCCTTTGATCCTTACCAAAGATATGCCACCATCATGGTTG GTAACGACCTGTTTTCAGCCACTTCCAAGAACTTCCTTGGATCTGATCCTGTCCTGATGCGCAGCTCTCCTGTGTTCATACGCACAGAGTTTAAAAACTCCTGGCTTAATG AGCCCAACTTTGTTTCCATGGCTCTGATGCCAGACAGTGAGAACAGTCTGGATGGAGACGATGATAAGATTTACCTGTTCTTCAGTGAGACAGCTGTGGAGTACGACTGCTACAACAAACTTGTCGTCTCCCGTGTGGCCCGCGTCTGCAAG GGAGATATTGGAGGACAGAGGATCTTGCAAAAAAAGTGGACAACCTTCCTGAAGGCTAGAATGGACTGCCCAGTGCTGGGGTTCCAGCTGCCATTTATCATCCAGGAGACATACCACTGGTGTGATCCCAGTCAGAATCGGAGGGACTGCTTGTTCTATGCCATCTTCACATCACAGTC ggacACCTCTGACTGGTCAGCAGTGTGTGCGTACCGTGTGTCTGACATCAGCAAAGTGTTTGCAGAGGGGGTGTACAAGTCCCCAGTCCCTGTGGAAATGTCTTTTGTTAAATGGATGACGTATTACGGAGATGTCCCCGTCCCTCGGCCCGGAGCT TGTATAAACAATAAGGCTCGTGAAGCGAACATATATACGACTCTGGACCTCCCAGACAGGACCCTTCAATTTATCAAAGATAGGCCCCTCATGGACCAGGTCGTCCTGCCAGTAGGAGAGAAGCCTGTACTAGTGCGCAGGGGAGCTAAATTCACAAGCATCGTAGTTAACCAAGTTCAAGCAGCAGATGGCGGGAAGTATCATGTGATGTTCATAGGCACAG AGAAAGGCTCAGTGCTGAAAGCTGTCAACTACAATGGAGTGATGTTCATCATAGAAGAAATACAAGTCTTCGAACCCGCAAAACCAATCAAGATTCTCAGGATTTCTACTGTCACG GGTCAGATCTATGCAGGCACAGACTTTGGGGCTGCACAGATACCACTGGCCACCTGCAGCAGGTCCTCAACCTGCATAGACTGTGTTTTATCCAGAGACCCGTACTGTGGCTGGGACAAAACTGTCgggaaatgtgttttcttttctaatGCAGACAG TGAACTAATCCAGAGTGTGATAGAAGGAAATGCCGTTCTTTGCCCAGTTGCAG ACCCTGTCAAGCATGTAAGCTGGGTCACCTGGCCTGGTGGTACCCTGAATCTCAGCTGTCCTTCACCCTCCAACCTGGCAAAACCCCGCTGGGAGTTGGACAACAGCTCTGTGACACCCTCAGCTCACCTCCAGCTTCTTCAACACAGACTGCTTATCCTGAACGTCTCAGTTAGTGATGCAGGCTGGTATCGTTGCTTGTCTGTCGAGCGTTCCACAACTGATGAGTTCACAACCATTGTGGCCGAGTACCAGGTCACAGTAGACACTGCAGGCTCTGGCAGAGGTGGCCAGACTGATGACCACTCTGTCACAGGACTGCAGGCTGTTGTCGTGCTGCTTGTAGTTTCTCTTGTTGCTCTTTTGGTTTGGAACTTTTACAAAGGCCACCTACCTTTGCCCTGGAACTGTGGAAAGAAGAACAGAGATCAAACCCAGGGAGCCTTTGACCAGGAAGCTATGAACTCCAGAGTGATTCACCCAGAGGCACAAAGGCCTGCAAAGGCTGACAACAAGCTTCTGGTGTCTGCAAGGCAtggaaacagcaacaacaaccacagcgAAGAGGCTGCATTTCCCGCTGTATGGGATGAAACTGATGCCCCAAGTGTTGACAAGTCTTTGCAATTTTTTCATTATGAGTTGGAATTGTGA